CAGCGAGGCGAGCGGCGTCAGCCCCGGCCAAAGGCCGTGCACGAAGCCGCCGACAAACATGACGAGGAAGGCGAAGCCGGGATTGTAGCGGTCGAACCGGCTCCCGCGGCGCAGCGCGGCCAGCCCGATGATCGCCAGCCCCGTAACCTTGAGCAGGGCGATGATCGTCTCGTGATGGCCGATCATGTCCGATAGCCACATCTCGGGCGTGGTCGCGACCAGGATCAGCCAGGCGGCCATCGCCCCTTCCGGCCAGGCGAGCGCCGCGGCCCCGGCCAGGCCGAGCGCCAGAAGGCCCTGCAAGGGGCCGATTGCCTGCGGCACGAGGAGCAAAAGCGCCGATCCCGCCACAAGGGCGGCGGCCACGGCGAGCATCGCCCCTCCGCGCGCGATGCCGCCGGTCACGGCACGGCGATGATCGTGTAGTGCTCGTCCGGCCCGGCCTCGGCGGCAGAGGCGGCAAACCCGGCGGCGGCGAGGAGTGTCAGCGCCTCCGCAGGGTCCATCCGCCGCGCCATCGGCGCGCCGACCGCCCCGGGCCCCGCCGGGTCGTATTCGGCGATGAACAGCGCGCCGCCGGGCTTCATCGCGGTGCGGATCGCGCGCAACGCCGCATCCTTCTCCTGCATATGATGCAGCGCATCGGTCAGCATCACCCGGTCCGGCGCCGCGGGCAGCGCTGCCAGCGCCTCGGCCCGCCCCACGATCGTCTCCAGGGCAAGGCCGCGCCGCGCCGCCTCGGCGGCGGCATAGGCAAGGGATGCGGAATCCGGGTCCATCGCCAGCACGCGCGCGCCGAGAGCCGCGTATTCGAGGGCGAGCGCACCGGTGCCCGCGCCGATATCGAGCACGGTCATGCCGGCGGCAAGGCCAACCCGCGCCGCCCAGATTGCGGCGAGATGCCGCTTCTCCGCCTGCCGCGCGACGAGCCGTTCGAGCCGTGCCGCATCCGCCCCGGGTTGATTTTCCGCCTGCATCGGCCAACCCTAGCCCAAGCCAAGGGATCGACAAACCGAAATGATTCTCCACGCCTCAACGACCGGCACAGGCCCGGATGTCATTCTGCTGCACGGGCTGTTCGGCGCCGGGCGCAATCTCGGCGTCATCGCTCGTGGGCTCGCGGCGCAGTTCCGCGTCACCACGCTCGATGCCCGCAACCATGGCGACAGCCCGCACGATGCGGACATGCGCTACCGGGCAATGGCGGAGGATGTCGCCGAGACGATGGAGTCGCTCGGCATCGCCTCGGCCGGCGTGGTCGGGCACTCGATGGGCGGCAAGACGGCGATGACGCTGGCGCTCACCCATCCCGGCCGCGTCACCCGCCTCGCCGTGCTCGATATCGCGCCGATCGCCTATGGTCACGAGCATCTGGGCTATGTCCGGGCGATGCGCGGCCTCGCGCTGCATCCGGGGCTGACGCGGCAGGAGGCGGACGCTGCCCTCGCCGCCAGCGTGCCGGAGCCGGCCTTGCGCGGATTCCTGCTGCACAATCTCGTGCTCGGCGCGGCGCCGCGCTGGCGCCTCGGCCTTGAGGAAATCGCCGGCGCGATGACCGATCTGGTCGGCTGGGCGGATCCGGCGCCCGGTGCGCGCTACGATGGCCCGGCGCTGTTCGTCGCGGGGGCGACATCGTCCTACGTGCCGCTGGAAGCGCATGGGGCGATCCGCGCCCGCTTCCCGCAGGCCCGCATCGAGACGATCGCCGATGCCGGCCACTGGCTCCACGCCGAGAAGCCGCGCGAGGTGCTTGCGGCGATCGAGCCCTTCCTGCGCGGCTAGGGGGGCGCTGCGCTAGAGCCGCAACCCGCCCATGGCGCAGAGATGCGCCCAGTGCTCCGGGCTGACCGGGCCGACCGACAGGCGCGACAGGCGCACCAGTGCGAGGTCCGCCAGCGCCGGATCGGCCTTGATCGCGGCAAGGCCGACCGGATGCGGCATCGGCGCGATGGCCTTCATATCCACGGCCACCCAGTCGCCCGACTCGGCGGTCGGGTCCGGATAGGCCTCCCGCACCACCTCGACCACGCCGACGATCTCGCGACCGATATTGGAGTGGTAGAAGAAGGCGCGGTCGCCCACGCGCATCGCCTTCAGGTTGTTCCTGGCGGCGTGGTTGCGCACGCCGGTCCAGGGTTCGACGCCGTTGGCCACCTGCTGGTCCCAGGAGAACGCGTCCGGCTCGGACTTGACCAGCCAGTAGTTCACGGCGTCAGCGTGCCGTCGCGCACCACCGTGCGGAAGCCCTGGATCTCGACCGCGCCGAACAGCCCGGCCTTGCTATAGGGGTCGTTCGCGACCAGCGCCTCGGCCGCCGCGCGGTCCGCCGCCTCGTAGACGATCATCGAGCCGCAAGGATTGCCGTCCGCCCCCAGCATCGGGCCGCCGAAGACAATGCTCGACTTTATGCTTTCGAGGTAGGCAAGATGCTCCGGGCGCACCTGCTTGCGCAGGGCAAGACCGTCTTCCCGGTCATGGGCGATCAGGAGGAACTGCATGGGATGGCTCCATTCTGGCGTTTTCTCTGCCTCCCAGCATAGCGGCGGATCGCTCTGCGCCAAGATGTGATCGCGGGAACCGGGTGCGTGCGAGGGCGGGGGGTGTCAAAAATTCAAATTCGTATTAGACAATCTATCAATGGACCGTTCAGCAATTACGGAATACGCGGGAGACGTGCCAGGCGGCGCGATCGCCGTTCCGACGTCGAAAACCGGGGCCTGGCTGCATCGTTTCGCCAATCCCGGCCGCTTCCAGCGCTTGGTGCAGCCCATCATCCCCTGGATCGGCTGGACGGCGCTGCTGACCTGCACGGTCGGACTCGTCTGGGGCTTCTTCTTCGCCCCGGCCGACTGGCAGCAGGGTATTGCCTCGCGCATCATGTATGTGCATGTGCCGGCGGCTTGGGTGGCGATGAACGGCTACGCCGCGCTGGCGATCTGCTCACTGCTCTCGATTGTGTGGCGGCACCCGCTCGCCGATATCGCGGCGAAGGAGATGGGCCCGGTCGGCGCCGGCTTCACCGCGCTCTGCCTGATCAGCGGGTCGCTCTGGGGCGAGCCTGAATGGGGCACCTACTGGGTGTGGGATGCACGTCTGACCTCGGTGCTGATCCTGTTTTTCCTCTATCTCGGCCACATGGCGCTGATCCGCGCCTTCGACAACCCGCAGCACGGCTATCGTGCGGCCGCGATCCTCGGCCTGGTCGGCGCGATCAACCTGCCGATCATCGTGTTCAGCGTCTATTGGTGGAATTCGCTCCACCAGGGCAACTCGATCACTCTGACCGGCCCCTCCAAGATCTACATCACCATGCTCTATCCGCTGCTGATCTGCACGGTCGGCTTCTATCTGGCCTTCATCGCGATGTCGCTCGCGCGGATTTCGAGCGGAATCATGGAGAACCGCACGCGGGCCCTGCTGCTCGCACGCGCGGAGCGCTCCGGGAACTGAAGACATGGTCAAGCATACGATGCCCTACGTGGTCGGCAGCTACGGCGTCGCCCTCCTCATCATCGGGTTTCTCTCGATCTCCTCGTTCTTCCGCTATCGCTCGGCGCGGCGCAGGCTCGCCGCGGTCGAGCCGCGTCGGCACGAGAAATCCGGGAGTGCCGTGTGATGATGAGCCGCAAGAAGCGCCGCCTCTGGATCGTGATCGCCTGCGGCATCGGCCTGTCCACCGCGGTGGCGCTGATGCTGTTCGCTTTCCGCTCCAGCCTGTCCTTCTTCATGTCGCCCGAGCAGGTCGCCGCCCGCCATCCGCCTCCGGGCCGTGTCTTCCGCCTTGGCGGCATCGTGCAGGCGAATACCGTGGTGATGGGCACGCGCAACGGCGCGCCCTACACCACATTCCGCATCACCGATGGCCGCGCTTCGATCCCTGTGGTCTATACCGGCGTATTGCCGGGCCTGTTCCGTCAGGGGCAGGGCGTGGTCACGATTGGCGCGATGGCCAAGGGTGACAGCGAGTTCATGGCCTCTACCGTGCTGGCCAAACATGGCGCCGATTACATGCCGCGCGATGTCGAGATGGCGCTGCGCAAGGCCGGCAAGTGGAATCCGAAATTCGGGCCGCCGCCCAATGCCGGCGCCTGGGATGACAAGTCGCCGGCGCAGATCGAGGCATCCAACAATGGCTGAGCGGACGGGAGAGACCGGAGAATGATTCCCACCCTGGGCAATTTCGCGCTCGCGCTGGCACTGGCTATTGCCGTCGCACAATCGGTCATCGGTATCGCCGGTCCAATGCTGCGCGACCGATTGATCCTCCGCACCGCGCCCGCACTGGCGATCAGCCAGTTCGTGATGCTCGGCCTCTCCTTCCTCGCCCTGGTATGGGCCGGGGTCGTGTCGGATTTCACGGTTCGCAACGTTGCCGAATACTCGTCGTCGACAACGCCGCTCCTTTACCGGATCACCGGCACCTGGGGGAACCATGACGGGTCGATTCTGCTCTGGTGCCTGATCCTGTCGCTCTGCGGCGCGACCGTCGGCGCGTTCGGCAACAGCATCCCGACCAGCCTGCGCTCGCGCGTGCTCGGCGTGCTCGGCCTGATCTCGGCAGGCTTCATGGCGTTCGTCATCGCCGTCTCCAACCCGTTCGCGCGGATCTGGCCGCCGCCGCTGCATGGCGCGGGCGTCAACCCGATCCTGCAGGATCCTGGCCTCGCCGTTCATCCGCCGATTCTCTACACCGGCTATGTCGGCTTCTCGATCGCCTTCGCCTTCGCCGTCGCCGCCCTCATCGAGGGGCGGGTGGACGCCGCCTGGGGGCGCTGGGTGCGGCCCTGGGCGCTGGTTTCCTGGCTGTTCCTCACCTGCGGCATCTGTTTCGGGTCGCTGTGGTCCTATTACACGCTGGGCTGGGGCGGGTACTGGTTCTGGGACCCGGTTGAGAACGTCGCGCTGCTGCCCTGGCTTACCGGCACGGCGCTGATCCACTCGGCCATCGTGGTCGAGAAGCGCGAAGCGCTGAAGACATGGTCGGTCCTGCTTGCGATCGCGACCTTCTCGCTCAGCCTCTGCGGCACCTTCCTCGTCCGCTCCGGCCTGCTGAACTCGGTGCATGCCTTCTCGGCCTCGCCGGCTCAGGGCCTGTTCATCCTCGTACTGCTGGCACTGACTATCGGTGGCTCGCTGCTGCTCTTCGCCTTCCGCGCTCCTGCGCTTGCGGCGAGCGGGGTTTTTGCGCCGGTCTCGCGTGAGGGCGCGCTGATCCTCAACAACATCTTCCTCTGCATCATCGCCGCGGTGGTGTTCACCGGAACGATGTATCCTCCGTTCCTCGACCTGCTCTTCAACCGGCAGATCTCGGTCGGCGCGCCGTTCTATGATCAGACGGTTCTGCCGCTCACCGCACCGCTGATCCTCGCGATGGCGGTAGGGCCGATGATGTCCTGGAAGCGCGCAGTCCTTCTGCCGGCTCTGACCAAGCTGTGGTTCGGCGCTGTGGTCGCGCTGATCGTTTTCGGCGCGTTCATCCTTCGAGGCCATTTCGTGGCGGCTCTCGGCCTTGCCGGCGCGGTCTGGGTGATGATCGGCGCGCTGATCGATCTCGCCGAGCGGGTCAGGCTGTTCCGCGTGCCGCTCCGCCAGTCCTTCGCGCGGCTGTTCACCATTCCCCGTGCCGCGATCGGCGCCTCGCTCGGGCATCTAGGCTTCGGCATCGCGGTGCTCGGCATCGCTGGCATGTCGCTGCAGGTGCATACGATCCGGGTACTCAACCCCGGCCAGTCGATCGATCTCGGCGGCTACAACTGGAAGCTGATTTCGATCGCGCCGGCCAAGGGGGCGAACTACGCGGCGCGGGAAGCCACCATCGAGGTGACGCGGAACGGCCATTTCGTCGAGATGATGCATCCCGAAACCCGCTTTTTCACGAACCAGAAGGTGAAAACGGTGGCCGCAGCGATCAGCACCAACGGTGTGCGCAACCTCTTTGCCACCTTCGCCGGTGACAACGACAGCGGTGGTGGCGAGTTCCGGTTCAACATCCATCCGCTGGCGCCGGAGATCTGGCTCGGAGGCCTCATCATGGCGCTTGGCGGCGCGATCTCCCTGACCGACCGTCGTTTCCGCGTCGGCGCCCCGGTGCGCAACAGGCTGCGCCGGCCGTCCGGCTCGGCCACGGTGTGATCCTGTCCGATGAGCGTCTCGCGCCGCATGCTGTTCGGTCTGCCGCTGCTCGTCGTGGGTGCAGGCGGCGTCGGCTTCTATGAACTGCTCCGCCGGATGAGGACCGGCAGTTATAATCCGCAAGCCTTCGACAATCCTCTGGTTGGCCATGATGTGCCGGATTTCACCCTGCCGGGCGTGAACGGCCGGAA
This genomic interval from Acidiphilium multivorum AIU301 contains the following:
- a CDS encoding class I SAM-dependent methyltransferase; this translates as MQAENQPGADAARLERLVARQAEKRHLAAIWAARVGLAAGMTVLDIGAGTGALALEYAALGARVLAMDPDSASLAYAAAEAARRGLALETIVGRAEALAALPAAPDRVMLTDALHHMQEKDAALRAIRTAMKPGGALFIAEYDPAGPGAVGAPMARRMDPAEALTLLAAAGFAASAAEAGPDEHYTIIAVP
- a CDS encoding alpha/beta fold hydrolase, whose translation is MILHASTTGTGPDVILLHGLFGAGRNLGVIARGLAAQFRVTTLDARNHGDSPHDADMRYRAMAEDVAETMESLGIASAGVVGHSMGGKTAMTLALTHPGRVTRLAVLDIAPIAYGHEHLGYVRAMRGLALHPGLTRQEADAALAASVPEPALRGFLLHNLVLGAAPRWRLGLEEIAGAMTDLVGWADPAPGARYDGPALFVAGATSSYVPLEAHGAIRARFPQARIETIADAGHWLHAEKPREVLAAIEPFLRG
- a CDS encoding EVE domain-containing protein; its protein translation is MNYWLVKSEPDAFSWDQQVANGVEPWTGVRNHAARNNLKAMRVGDRAFFYHSNIGREIVGVVEVVREAYPDPTAESGDWVAVDMKAIAPMPHPVGLAAIKADPALADLALVRLSRLSVGPVSPEHWAHLCAMGGLRL
- a CDS encoding YciI family protein, giving the protein MQFLLIAHDREDGLALRKQVRPEHLAYLESIKSSIVFGGPMLGADGNPCGSMIVYEAADRAAAEALVANDPYSKAGLFGAVEIQGFRTVVRDGTLTP
- a CDS encoding heme ABC transporter permease — encoded protein: MDRSAITEYAGDVPGGAIAVPTSKTGAWLHRFANPGRFQRLVQPIIPWIGWTALLTCTVGLVWGFFFAPADWQQGIASRIMYVHVPAAWVAMNGYAALAICSLLSIVWRHPLADIAAKEMGPVGAGFTALCLISGSLWGEPEWGTYWVWDARLTSVLILFFLYLGHMALIRAFDNPQHGYRAAAILGLVGAINLPIIVFSVYWWNSLHQGNSITLTGPSKIYITMLYPLLICTVGFYLAFIAMSLARISSGIMENRTRALLLARAERSGN
- the ccmD gene encoding heme exporter protein CcmD codes for the protein MVKHTMPYVVGSYGVALLIIGFLSISSFFRYRSARRRLAAVEPRRHEKSGSAV
- the ccmE gene encoding cytochrome c maturation protein CcmE codes for the protein MMSRKKRRLWIVIACGIGLSTAVALMLFAFRSSLSFFMSPEQVAARHPPPGRVFRLGGIVQANTVVMGTRNGAPYTTFRITDGRASIPVVYTGVLPGLFRQGQGVVTIGAMAKGDSEFMASTVLAKHGADYMPRDVEMALRKAGKWNPKFGPPPNAGAWDDKSPAQIEASNNG
- a CDS encoding heme lyase CcmF/NrfE family subunit produces the protein MIPTLGNFALALALAIAVAQSVIGIAGPMLRDRLILRTAPALAISQFVMLGLSFLALVWAGVVSDFTVRNVAEYSSSTTPLLYRITGTWGNHDGSILLWCLILSLCGATVGAFGNSIPTSLRSRVLGVLGLISAGFMAFVIAVSNPFARIWPPPLHGAGVNPILQDPGLAVHPPILYTGYVGFSIAFAFAVAALIEGRVDAAWGRWVRPWALVSWLFLTCGICFGSLWSYYTLGWGGYWFWDPVENVALLPWLTGTALIHSAIVVEKREALKTWSVLLAIATFSLSLCGTFLVRSGLLNSVHAFSASPAQGLFILVLLALTIGGSLLLFAFRAPALAASGVFAPVSREGALILNNIFLCIIAAVVFTGTMYPPFLDLLFNRQISVGAPFYDQTVLPLTAPLILAMAVGPMMSWKRAVLLPALTKLWFGAVVALIVFGAFILRGHFVAALGLAGAVWVMIGALIDLAERVRLFRVPLRQSFARLFTIPRAAIGASLGHLGFGIAVLGIAGMSLQVHTIRVLNPGQSIDLGGYNWKLISIAPAKGANYAAREATIEVTRNGHFVEMMHPETRFFTNQKVKTVAAAISTNGVRNLFATFAGDNDSGGGEFRFNIHPLAPEIWLGGLIMALGGAISLTDRRFRVGAPVRNRLRRPSGSATV